Proteins encoded by one window of Tunturibacter psychrotolerans:
- a CDS encoding formate--tetrahydrofolate ligase: protein MTKDLLPIEAIVEKLNLPEKYVERLGRYGAKLTLDLLDDPAFPVRGKLILVTATTPTLSGEGKTVTSIGLVQGLEKIGKKAIITSREPSLGPVFGMKGGAAGGGRSQVEPAEKINLHFHGDFHAITSAHNLLAALIDSHLFHGNPLDLDPHAITWPRTLDMNDRALRHIIVQAGGKRDGANRHTGFLITAASEIMAIMTLADSREDLRKRLARIVIGQTRAGKPVLAEDLKATGPMMALLSEAILPNLVQTTEGTPALVHCGPFANIAHGTSSVLSQQMGLRLADYVVNETGFASDLGFEKYLDIVMPSSGIKPSAAVLVTTVQSVRNQGAGDLEAGFENLKKHIAIVRGFNLPAIVAINRFPKDTDEELKFLEKYCEAQGAAFALSEAFAKGGAGAAALAEKVVSVIAANPNVSPTSTYTSSASSLEKITAVAQKVYGAANVELSAQAEEKLARFTKWGYGELPVCIAKTQYSLTDDPKLMGAPTGWTLHITDVVLSAGAGFLVVISGSMMLMPGLPKASRAMDIDVDASGEITGMS, encoded by the coding sequence ATGACCAAAGATCTTCTTCCGATCGAAGCCATCGTCGAAAAACTCAACCTGCCCGAAAAGTACGTGGAACGCCTCGGACGCTACGGCGCCAAGCTCACACTCGATCTCCTCGACGACCCCGCCTTCCCCGTACGCGGCAAGCTCATCCTCGTCACCGCCACCACGCCCACTCTCTCTGGCGAAGGCAAGACCGTCACCTCCATCGGTCTCGTGCAGGGCCTCGAAAAAATCGGCAAGAAAGCCATCATCACCTCTCGCGAGCCCTCTCTCGGCCCCGTCTTCGGCATGAAGGGCGGCGCAGCCGGCGGCGGTCGTTCGCAGGTTGAGCCAGCTGAAAAGATCAACCTCCACTTCCATGGCGACTTCCACGCCATCACCTCCGCGCACAACCTCCTGGCAGCGCTCATCGACTCACATCTCTTCCACGGCAATCCACTCGATCTAGACCCCCATGCCATCACCTGGCCTCGCACGCTCGACATGAACGACCGTGCCCTTCGCCACATCATCGTGCAGGCCGGGGGGAAACGCGACGGAGCCAATCGCCACACCGGCTTCCTCATAACCGCCGCGAGCGAGATCATGGCCATCATGACGCTCGCCGACAGCCGCGAAGATCTTCGCAAGCGTCTCGCCCGCATCGTCATCGGCCAGACCCGTGCAGGCAAACCCGTACTTGCGGAAGACCTCAAGGCCACCGGCCCCATGATGGCTCTCCTCAGCGAAGCCATCCTGCCGAATCTCGTCCAGACCACCGAAGGCACGCCCGCGTTAGTCCACTGCGGCCCCTTCGCCAACATCGCCCACGGCACCAGCTCCGTCCTTTCCCAGCAGATGGGCCTCCGCCTCGCAGACTACGTCGTCAACGAAACCGGCTTCGCCTCCGACCTCGGCTTCGAAAAATATCTCGACATCGTGATGCCATCGTCCGGCATCAAGCCGTCCGCAGCAGTCCTTGTCACAACGGTCCAATCCGTCCGCAACCAGGGCGCAGGCGATCTCGAAGCGGGCTTCGAAAATCTGAAAAAACACATCGCCATCGTGCGCGGCTTCAACCTTCCTGCCATCGTCGCCATCAACCGCTTCCCCAAAGACACCGACGAAGAGTTGAAGTTCCTCGAGAAATACTGCGAAGCCCAGGGCGCAGCCTTCGCGCTCTCCGAAGCCTTCGCCAAAGGCGGAGCAGGCGCCGCCGCACTCGCTGAAAAAGTTGTCAGCGTCATCGCCGCCAATCCCAACGTCTCACCCACCAGCACCTACACCTCAAGCGCATCTTCGCTCGAAAAGATTACCGCCGTCGCGCAAAAAGTTTACGGCGCCGCCAACGTCGAACTCTCGGCTCAAGCGGAAGAAAAACTCGCGCGCTTCACCAAATGGGGCTACGGCGAACTTCCCGTCTGCATCGCCAAGACGCAGTACTCGCTCACCGACGACCCCAAGCTGATGGGCGCCCCCACTGGCTGGACCCTCCACATCACCGACGTCGTTCTTTCCGCAGGCGCAGGTTTTCTCGTCGTCATCTCCGGCTCAATGATGCTCATGCCGGGACTACCCAAAGCCTCCCGCGCGATGGACATCGACGTCGATGCATCAGGCGAAATCACCGGCATGTCGTAG